The sequence TTACCGGCGGGAGACAACCGATTGTCGGCGCATTTGTTGCACCGCACAATTTTTTTATCTATAGTGGACCTGTCTCCTCCACGCGCATCGACATGGTGTGGAATTCGCCCGAGCCTTCGACGCTCGGGCGTTTTTTTTGCCCTGGCGCCTCACCGCCGCGAGCGCAACGGCCGGATCGCGGTCCGCAGCCCTCAGCGGACGTCAACGATCAAGAAGCGCAACACCTTCGCAAACACGCCAAAGACCTCGTCGCGGCGCAGGTCGGGATGACGGACACCGCGGACGGTCATGCCATCGAACAAGGCGGCGACCATGTCGGCCACCGCGTCGATGGTCGTTTCGCTGTCATCGAGCCCCAGGTCGCGACGCAGGCTGCGCACGACGTGCTTGAAGTTGCTCCGCACCTCGTCATCGGCGGCGCTCACGATGCGCGCCACCCCCGGACTGCGGCACGCCTCGGCGAGGATCTCAAGGTCCAGCGACGCGAAATCCCGATCGAGTTTTTCAACCACGCTCTCGCTCGCGCGCCCCAGGGTAGCGTCGAGCATGTCGGGTGCGGTGCGCATGGATTCGACACGCGCCAGAATGACATCGGCTTTTTTTCGCACGATGCCCTCGATGATCGCTTCCTTGTTCTCGAAGTAATGGTAAACATGCCCCGGACTCATCGCCGCACGCTTGCAGATCTTCGAGATGCTCGCATTGTGGAAGCCGAATTCGCGGAAGCATGACTCGGCGGCCTCGAGAATCTGCTCACGTCGCGCATCGGCACGTGCGCTTGCGACGGGAACGCGGGGGTCTGTACTCATGTCTGCCTTTGCAAGGTTGGCGAACGCGCTGGCCGAATCGGCCCCGACGCGGCGGAATCGATCTTATTATAGAATGATCGTTCGAACTAAAAACACCTGCTGTCCGCCCCCCTGACCGCCTCAGAGATCTTTCCCATGACGACCTACCGATCGCTCGCCCACGTCGCCCTGGCCCTCACCAGTGCCCTCGTCCTGTCCGCTTGCGGCGAGCAGGCCGGACAGGCCAATGCCCCGTCCGGCGGCGCCCCCAAGCCCACCGTCACGGTCATCGAAACGCAGGCCATCGCGGTCCCGCTGACCACCGAACTGGCCGGGCGCACCAGCGCCTACCTCGTCGCCGAGATCCGCCCCCAGGTCAGCGGCATCATCCAGAAGCGGGTGTTCACCGAGGGCAGCGAGGTCAAGGCCGGCCAGGTGCTGTATCAGATCGACCCGGCCACCTATCAGGCCAGCTACGACAGCGCACGCGCCGGCCTCGCCCGTGCCGAAGCAGCACTGGGGCAGGCCCGCCTGAGCGCCCGCCGTCACGCCGAACTGGTCAAGATCGAAGCCGTCAGCATCCAGGCCAACGATGACGCGCAGGCCGCACTGGCGCTGGCCGAGGCCGACGTGGCCGCGGCACGTGCGGCGGTCAAGAGCAGCAAGGTCAACCTCGACTACACCCGCATCACCAGTCCGATCAGCGGGCGTATCGGCCGGTCGACGGTGACCCGGGGGGCCCTGGTCACCGCCAGCCAGACAGCCGCCTTGGCCACGGTGCAGCAACTCGACCCGATCTACGTCGATCTGACGCAATCGACCACCGAATTGCTCGCGCTGCGCGACAAGGTGGCCTCCGGCAAGGTCCAGGCCGCCAACGGCGCAATCCCGGTCACGCTGATGCTCGAAAATGGCCGCCCCTACGCGCACACCGGCACGCTCGCCTTCTCCGAGGTGACCGTGGACGAAGGCACCGGCAGCGTCACCCTGCGTGCCGAGCTGCCCAACCCGGACGGCCACCTCCTCCCCGGCATGTATGTCCGCGCCCGCATCGAACAGGGGCAGGCCACCCAGGCCGTGCTGGTGCCTCACAAGGCCGTATCGCGCGACTCCCGCGGCCAGGCGGTGGTGATGGTGGTCACCGACGCGGGCAAGGTGGAGGCGCGTCAGGTCAGCGCCGAACAGAGCCTTAACGACCAGTGGGTGATCACCGACGGGCTGACCGGCGGCGAACGGGTCATCGTCGAGGGCCTGCAGAAGGTGCGCGCCGGCGCCGAGGTGAGCGCCGAGCTTGCGCCGCCCCAGGCCGATGCTGCAAACAGTGGTGCTGCGGCGACGCAGCCGGCGAACTGAGGGCGCGACCATGGCCCGTTTTTTCATCGACCGCCCTATCTTCGCGTGGGTGATCGCCATCGTCATCATGCTCGCCGGCGCGCTCGCGATCACCAACCTGCCCATCGCGCAGTACCCGTCCATCGCTCCCCCCGCCATCGCCATCAACGCCAGCTACCCGGGTGCATCGGCCAAGACCGCCGAGGACTCGGTGACCCAGGTCATCGAACAGAAGCTCACCGGCATCGACGGTCTGCTCTACATCAGCTCGACCACCGACTCGTTCGGCAACGTCACCCTCACCCTGACCTTCGACGCCGACACCGATCCGGACATCGCACAGGTGCAGACCCAGAACAAGGTGCAGCAGGCGCTGCCCTTGCTGCCGCAGGCGGTGCAGAACCAGGGGGTGACCGTTGCCAAGTCGGCGCGCAACTTCCTGATGGTCGCCGGCTTCGTATCGGAAGACGGCCGTCTCGACGGCGTCGACCTGGCCGACTTCCTCGTCTCCACCGTGCAGGACGCCATCTCGCGGGTTGACGGGGTCGGCGAGGTGACCGTGTTCGGCTCCCAGTACGCCATGCGCATCTGGCTCGATCCGGACAAGCTCAACAAGTACCAGCTCACCACCGGCGACGTCACCGCCGCGGTGGCGGCGCAGAACACCCAGGTGTCGGCCGGCCAGCTCGGCGGCGCGCCCGCCCTGCCCGGCCAGGGCTTCAGCGCCACGGTCACCGCCCAGAGCCGTCTGCAGACGGTGTCACAGTTCGAGGACATCCTGCTGCGCAGCGCCCGCAACGGCGGCGAGGTTCGCCTGCGCGACGTGGCACGCATCGAGATCGGCGCGCAGAGCTACGAGACCGTTGCCCGCTTCAACGGCCAGCCGGCCGCCGGCATGGGCATCCGGCTGGCCTCGGGCGCCAACGCCCTCGCCACGGCCGACCGCATCCGCGCCAAGCTGGACGACATGGCGCCCTACTTCCCCGCCGGGGTGAAATACGTCATTCCCTACGACACCACGCCCTTCGTGCGCATCTCGATCGAGGAAGTGGTCAAGACCCTGATCGAGGCCGTCGTTCTCGTCTTCCTGGTCATGTACCTGTTCCTGCAGAACTTCCGCGCCACGCTGATCCCCACCATCGCCGTGCCGGTGGTGCTGCTGGGTACCTTTGCCGTCATGCAGGCCTTCGGCTTCTCGATCAACACGCTGACCATGTTCGGCATGGTGCTGGCCATCGGCCTGCTGGTCGACGACGCCATCGTGGTGGTGGAGAACGTCGAGCGGGTGATGAGCGAAGAAGGCCTGCCGCCCAAGGAGGCTACCAAGCGCTCCATGGGCCAGATCACCGGCGCGCTGGTGGGCATTGGCCTGGTGCTGTCCGCGGTGTTCGTGCCGATGGCCTTCTTCGGTGGCTCCACTGGCGTCATCTATCGCCAGTTCTCGATCACCATCGTCGCCGCCATGGCCCTGTCGGTGCTGGTGGCCATCGTGTTTACGCCAGCGCTGTGCGCGACCATGCTCAAGCCGGTCACGAAAGGCCACGAACATGGCGAGGGCAGCCTCTTCAGCGGCTTCTTCCACTGGTTCAACGTCAAGTTCGAACGGGCCACGCTGCGCTACGAGTCGGCCGTGGCCGGCATGATCAAGCGCTCACTGCGCTTCTTGCTGATCTTCGGCGTCATCGTCGGCCTGCTCGGCTTCCTCTTCGTGCGCCTGCCGACTGCCTTCCTGCCCGAGGAAGACCAGGGCGTCATGTTCACCCAGGTGGTGCTGCCCGCCGGCGCCACGCAGGAGCGCACCCTGGAGACCCTGCGCAAGGTCGAGAAACACTTTCTGGTGGACGAGAAGGAGACCGTGCGCGCGCTGTTCACCGTCGCCGGCTTCAGCTTCTCCGGCCGCGGCCAGAACATGGGCATCGGCTTCGTGAACCTCCAGCCCTGGGACGCACGCACCGCGCCGGGCCAGGACGTGGTCTCGCTGCAAGGCCGGGCCATGGCCGCATTCTCAAAGATCCGCGAAGCCATGGTGTTCGCCTTCGTGCCCCCTGCCGTGCTTGAACTGGGCACCTCCGGCGGCTTCACGCTGGAACTGCAGGACCGCTCCGGCCTCGGCCATGACGCGCTGCTGCAGGCGCGCAACCAGCTCCTCGGCCTGGCCGCGAAGGACCCGCGACTGGCCGGCGTGCGCCCCAACGGCCAGGAGGACACCCCGCAGTTCAAGCTCGACATCGACTTGCAAAAGGCCGGGGCACTGGGCGTCAGCCCGGCCGACATCAACAGCACCCTGGCCACGGCCTGGGGCGGCACCTATGTGAATGACTTCATCGACCGCGGCCGCATCAAGCGGGTCTACGTCCAGTCCGACGCGCCGGCGCGCATGGCACCGGCCGACATCAACAAGTGGTACGTGCGCAACAGCGACGGCGAAATGGTGCCCTTCTCCGCCTTCACCACCACCCGCTGGGTGTTCGGCCCGCAGCGCCTCGAGCGCTTCAACGGCCAGCCATCGATGCAGATCCAGGGTGCGGCAGCGCCGGGCTACTCGTCGGGTGAGGCCATGAACGCCATGGCCGAACTGGTCGGCAAACTGCCCGCCGGCATCGGCTACGCATGGTCAGGCACCTCCTACCAGGAGCAACAGTCCGGCGACCAGGCTCCCGCCCTGCTCGCCCTGTCGCTGCTCATCGTCTTCCTGTGCCTGGCGGCACTGTACGAGAGCTGGTCGATTCCGTTCGCAGTCATGCTGGTGGTGCCGCTCGGCGTGCTCGGCGCCGTGCTGGCGGCGACCGGGCGCGGGCTGTCCAACGACATCTATTTCCAGGTCGGCCTGCTGGCCACGATCGGCCTGTCGGCGAAGAACGCGATCCTGATCGTGGAGTTTGCCAAGGCGCAAATCGAGGAGGCCGGCAAACCGATCATCGAGGCCACCCTCGAGGCGGTGCGCATGCGCCTGCGCCCCATCCTCATGACCTCACTGGCCTTTGGCTTCGGTGTGCTGCCCCTGGCGCTGGCCAGCGGCGCCGGCGCCGGCAGCCAGAACGCCATCGGCACCGGCGTGCTCGGCGGCGTGATTACCGCCACCGCGCTGGGTATCTTCTTCGTGCCGCTGTTCTTCGTGGTCATCAAGCGCGTCTTCTCGCGCCAGCCGCAAGCACCGGCCAGCGAAGTACAGCCACAGGAGGGCAACTGACATGAACCGCAGCAATCACGCCCTGCGCCCTGCCTTGGCGGCCCTGGCGGCGCTCACCCTGTCGGCCTGCACCTCGCTGGCGCCGACCTACACCCGCCCGGCGGCCCCCGTCGCCGCCCACTGGCCCACCGACACGGCGCCTGACACCGCCGGCCGGGTCGCGGCGGACCAGCTCGCCTGGCCAGACTACTTCCCCGACGCACGCCTGCAACAGCTCATCGCCCAGGCCCTGGACAACAACCGCGACCTGCGCGTTGCCGCACTCAATATCGAATCGGCCCGCGCCCAGTACCGCATCCGCCGCGCCGACGGCGTACCCGCGGTAAGCGGTGAAGCCAGCCAGAGTGCCGCGCGTACCCCCGGCGATCTGACCAGTTCCGGCGAGCCGGTCATCAGCCGCCAGTACAACGTCGGCCTGGCGGCGAGTTGGGAAATCGACCTGTTCGGCCGCATCCGCAGCCTGGAGGCGCAAGCGCTGGAGACCTACCTGGCCACCGAGGCGGCCCGCAGCGCCACCCAGGTGAGCCTGATCGCCGAAGTGGCCAACGCCTGGCTCACGCTGGCGGCCGACCGCGCACTGGCTGAGCTTGCCCAGCGCACCTACGACACCCAGACCCAGTCGCTCGCGCTGACACAGCGGCGGCTCGAACTCGGTGCCGCGGCCCGCCTGGAGTTGAGCCAGTTGCAGACCACCACGGCCCGCGCACGCGCCGACCTGGCCGCCGCCCGGGCGCGGGTGCAGCAGGACCGCAATGCGCTCGAACTGCTCGTCGGTGCGCCGCTCGATGCCGCCCTGCTGCCCGCCACCCTGGCCGATATCGAGCACCCGACGGCGGCGCTGCCCGTCGGCCTCCCCGCCGAGGTGTTGGTCACACGCCCGGACGTCCGCCAGGCCGAGCATCAGCTGCGCGCCGCCAACGCCAACATCGGCGCCGCGCGCGCGGCCTTCTTCCCCAGCATTCAGCTCACCGGCGGGCTGGGAACGGCCAGCGCCAGCCTCGACGGCCTGTTCGAATCGGGCAGCCGCAGCTGGCGCTTCGCCCCCAGCCTGAGCGTGCCAATCTTCAATGCCGGCGCGCTGCGCGCCAGCCTCGATGTCGCCGAGCTGCAGCGCGACATCAACGTGGCCCGCTACGAGCAGGCCATCCAGACGGCCTTCGCCGAGGTGGCCGACGCGCTCGCCGAGCACGCCAGCCTCACCGAACGGGCCGACGCGGTCGAGGCCCTGGTGAGCGCTGCCCGCGAGTCGTTCCGGCTGGCTGACGCCCGCTATCGCAACGGACTGGACAGCTATCTGACCCAGCTCGACGCCCAGCGCACGCTGTACGCGGCCGAGCAGGAACAGATCGCCGTGCAGCGGCTCGCCGCTGCCAACAGGGTGGACCTGTACAAGGTGCTGGGCGGCGGCTGGCAGGCGCCCTGAACCGCGCCGGCGCGGCCGCGGTGCCGCCTCAGCCGCCCGCGGCCCGCTCGGCCTCGCGCAGGCGCAGCACGCGCCGCTGCACCTTGCCGGTGGTGGTCATCGGCAAGGCGTCGAGAAATTCGATTTCCTTCGGATACTCATACGGCGCCAGCTGGCCGCGCACATGCTGCTGCAACTCATCGACCAGCTCGGGGCTGGCCGTATAGCCCTCGGCCAGCACCACGAAGGCCTTGACCACGGCTCCCCGCTCGGGATCGGGCTTGGGCACCACCGCCGCATTGGCCACCGCCGGATGCTTGACCAGGCAGTTTTCCACCTCGCCCGGGCCAATCCGGTAGCCCGCCGCCTTGAACACATCGTCTGCCCGGCCCTTGTACCAGAGGTAGCCGTCGGCATCCTGGGTCGCCAGGTCGCCGGTGCGGCACCAGCCGTCGGTGTACTTGCGCGCGGTCGCCTCGGGGTTTTTCCAGTAGCCGAGGAAGAACACCGGGTCCGGGTCGCCATGGATGTCGTTGCGGTGGACCGCCACCTCGCCCTCCTCGCCCGGCGGCAGCTCCTGCCCGGCCTCGTCGATCACCGCCACGCGATGACCGGGATAGGCCCGCCCCATCGAGCCGGGGCGCGCCGGCCACTCGGTGGCGCTGTTGCCGACGATGTAGTTGATCTCGGTCTGGCCGAACATCTCGTTGACCGTCACCCCCAGCGCCTGCTGGCACCAGTCGAACACCGCGTCGCCCACCGCCTCGCCGGCGCTCATGATGGCGCGCAGGTGCAGGTCGAACCGGGTGCGCGGCGCGGGAAAGGCTTTCATCATCGCCTTGAGCGCGGTCGGGAACAGAAAGGTGTGGGTCACCCGGTAGCGCGCCATCAGCGAAAACGCCGTCTCGGGCGAGAAGCGGCCGCTGAAGGCAACGATCGGCTGGCCGAAGTACAGCGTGGGCAGCAGCGCATCCCACAGGCCGCCGGTCCACGCCCAGTCGGCCGGCGACCAGAACACCGCATCCACCTGCGGAAAGCCGTTCTGGCTGGCGACGAAGCCCGGCAGGTTGCCCAGCATGGCCCGGTGCGGCACCAGCGCCCCCTTGGGTGCGCCGGTGGTGCCGCTGGTGTAGATCAGCACCGCCGGATCGTCCGGCGCGGTGACTTCGCAGGGGAACGCGTCGCTCGCCGCCGCGAGCAGGGCCGCCCAGTCCAGGCTGTCCGGTGCAGCACAATCGACGCAAATCAGGGTCGTCAGCGCCGGGCACTGGCCACGCACGGCGGTCAGGCTGTTCGACGCCCCGGCCATCGACCAGCGCCGCCACGGCACCGCTGTCCTGCAGCCGATAGGCCATCGCCTCGGGGCCGAACAGCGTCGACAAGGGCATGGCGACGGCGCCGAGCTGGAAGATCGCGATCAGCGACACCGCCGCCTCGAAGCGCTGCGGCATCACCATCGCTACCCGGTCACCGGCCTGGATACCCCGCGCACGCAGGGCGTTCGACAACCGGTTGGCGGCCTGCATCAGCTCGATATAACTGTGGCTGGCCGTATTGCCCTCAGCGTCTTCGGCGAGGATGGCCGTGCGCTCGGGCGCATCGGCCCAGCGCCGGCAGCAGGCATCGGCAATATTGAACGCGTGGGGAATTTTCCAGCGGTGCGCCGTGTAGCGCGCCGCGTAATGATCCTGAACCATGCACCCTCTCCGTCACCGCACTGTCATGACGTGCAGCGTATCACGGTCGCCGGACGCTATCCGAGCGCGCGCAAACGCGCCTGCAGCGCGCCATCGGCGCCGTCGAGCCGTACCCGCTTGGTTCGCGCGCTCTGGCCGCTGAGCAGGGTCACGGCGCGTTTGGGCAGCGCGCAATAGTCGGCCAGAAACGCCAGCAGCGCCGCGTTGGCCTTGCCGTCGACCGGCGGCGCGGCCAGGCGCAGCTTCATCGCCTCGCCATGCAGGCCGACAAACTCGGTGACCTTCGCGTTGGGCTGGACATGCAGGCTGAGAATCAGCGCGCCGTCGGCCTCGGCGCGCAACCAGGCGCTCATCAGGAGAACATCATCCCCGAAAAGCCGGCAGCGAAGTTCGACAGCAGCATGAGCACGATCTGCAGCAACAGCAGCAGGATCAGCGGCGAGATGTCGACATTGGCGATTGGCGGGATCACCTTGCGCAGCGGTCGCAGGAAGGGCGCCGACAGGCTGTAGAACAGCGGCGCCATCGGCGCGTGCGGATTGATCCACGAGAACACCGCCGAGATCAGCACGATACCGATCACCATGTACACCATCATCTTGAGCAGGCCGACCAGGCCAACGCCCCACAGCCCGAGCAGCAAGGCGGCCGGGTTGCCGTCCAGGCTGGCGCCGAAGAGCATCGCCTGGACAAACACCAGCAGCGTCTGGATCACCCAGGCCGGCAGCAGGCTGGCCAGATCGAGGCCGAACAGCCCGGGCAACACCCGGCGCAGCGGCCGCACGCACCAGTCGGTGGTGGCCAGCACGAACTGGCCGAGCTGGTTGTGGAAGCTCACCCGCTGCCACTGCATGAAGAAGCGCGCCAGCAGCATCAGCGTGGCAAAACTGGCCGCCGCTTCGATGATGAAGAGAAAGAGGTTGGACATCATGGACTCCGGCCCCCCGCGCTCAGTCGGCGCCCAGGGCGTCGCCCAGCGCCTTGCCCCGCGCCTCGGCGGCGTCGACGGCCCGGCCAATCAGGCCCAGCAGGTCGCCCTCGGCCATCACGGCCAGCGCCGCGGCAGTGGTGCCACCCTTGGAGGTGACCCGCTCACGCAGCACCGCCGGGCTCTCGTCGCTGCCGGCGGCCAGCTTGGCGGCGCCCAGCACGGTGCCGATGGCCAGCTTGCGCGCGGTGTCGCCGTCGAAACCCAGCGACACACCCGCCGCCTCCAGCGCTTCGATGAAGTGGAACACATAGGCCGGGCCGCTGCCGGACACCGCCGTCACCGCATCCATCTGCGCTTCGTCGGCAATCCACACGATCTCGCCAACCGAGGCCAGCACCTGCCCCACGGCCTCGCGCTCCGGCGCGCTCACCGAGGCATCGGCAAACAGGCCGGTCACGCCGGCGCCAATCAAGGCCGGCGTGTTGGGCATGCAGCGCACCAGCCGCGTGTAGCCACCCAGCCAGCGCGCCATGTCGCCAAGGCGCAGGCCGGCGGCAATGCTCACCACCACCTGGCGGGTCAGCTTGCCGGCTGCCGGCACCAGCGCCTCACGCATCTGCTGCGGCTTGACCGCCAGCACGAGCAGGTCGCAGGCCAGGGCGTCGGCATCGAGCGCGGCATGGGTGTGCACTCCGAAGCGTTCGGCCAGGCGCGCACGCGCCTCGGCCTGCAGCTCGACCACGGCGATATCCGCCGCCGCATAACCCTTGGCCAGCATGCCGCCGATCAAGGCGGAAGCCATGTTGCCGCCACCCACAAAACAGATTTTCATAGTCGGTTCCATAAATTGAACAGCTCAGTGGCGCGCGCCAAAGATGGCCGTGCCCACGCGGACGATGGTCGCCCCTTCGGCGATGGCCGCTTCCAGATCATGCGACATGCCCATCGACAGGGTATCGAGCGCCAGCCCCGCCGCGTTGAGTGCGTCACGTTGCTCGCGCAGGCCGGCGAAGCGGCGGCGCAGGAGGGCCGCGTCGTCGGTCGGCTCGGGGATGGCCATCAGACCACGCAGCCGCAGCCCCGGCAAGCCCGCCACCGCCTCGGCCAGCGCCGGCACCGCGTCGGGCGCGACACCGCTCTTGCTCGCCTCGCCGCTGACGTTCACCTGCAGACACACATTGAGCGGCGGCCGCGCCGGGTCGCGCTGGGCCGACAGGCGCTCGGCAATCTTCAGCCGGTCGATGCTGTGCACCCAGTCAAAGGCGTTGGCCACCAGGCGCGTCTTGTTGCTCTGCAGCGGGCCGATGAAATGCCACTCAAGCCCGCGCCCAAGCAGGGCCTCGGCCTTGTCAGCGCCCTCGGGCACATAGTTTTCGCCAAAGGCCCGCTGCCCCGCGTCGGCCGCCTCGGCCACGCACTCGGCAGGCCAGGTCTTGCTCACCGCCAGCAGCCGGATGTCATCCGGCCGGCGTCCGCAGGCCTGCGCGGCCGCGGCAATGCGCGCGATCACGGCTTGCAAGTTGGATGCGATTGATGTCATATAGAAATCGATTTGCCCCGGGTGTGCCGTTAATCTAAAGATCCCGCGGGAATGGCCGAAAAATTATAGCACCGCACTTTTTGGCGCCTGCGCCACCGCCCTCATCACGCAGCCTCGACGACACCCCATGGACATCACAGAACTGCTCGCCTTCTCGGTCAAGAACCAGGCCTCCGACCTCCACCTGTCTTCCGGCCTGCCGCCGATGATCCGTGTGCACGGCGACGTGCGGCGCATCAACCTGCCCGCCATGGAACACAAAGACGTCCACGCCATGGTGTACGACATCATGAACGACGGCCAGCGCAAGCACTACGAGGAATTCCTCGAGGTCGACTTCTCGTTCTCGGTGCCCAACCTGGCGCGCTTCCGGGTCAACGCCTTCAACCAGGAACGTGGCGCTGCCGCCGTATTCCGGACCATTCCGTCCAAGGTGCTGTCGCTCGAAGACCTCAACGCCCCCAAGATCTTCAAGGAAGTGGCCGATCAGCCCCGCGGCATCGTGCTGGTGACCGGGCCCACCGGCTCGGGCAAATCGACCACGCTGGCCGCCATGGTCGACTATGTAAACACCAACCAGTACGGCCACATCCTGACCATCGAAGACCCGATCGAATTCGTCCATGAGGCCAAGCGCTGCCTGATCAACCAGCGCGAAGTCGCCCGCGACACCATCTCCTTCAACAATGCACTGCGCTCCGCCCTGCGTGAAGACCCCGACGTGATCCTGGTCGGCGAGTTGCGCGACCTCGAAACCATCCGCCTCGCCCTCACCGCCGCCGAAACCGGCCACCTCGTGTTCGGCACGCTGCACACCTCCTCCGCCGCCAAGACCATCGACCGTATCGTCGACGTCTTCCCGGCCGAAGAAAAAGACATGGTGCGCGCCATGCTGTCCGAATCGCTGCGCGCCGTCATCGCCCAGACCCTGCTCAAGACCAAGGACGGCAAGGGCCGCGTCGCCGCGCACGAGATCATGATCGGCACCCCCGCCATCCGCAACCTGATCCGCGAGAACAAGATCGCCCAGATGTACTCGGCCATCCAGACCGGCCAGAATGTCGGCATGCAGACCCTCGACCAGTGCCTGGCCGACCTCGTCCGGCGCAATCTGGTGTCCTCCGCCGAAGCCCGCATCCGGGCCCAGAACAAAGACAACTTCGCCGGCTGACCCGCCGCAGCCAGGCCAAACCTCAACTGACCGGAACGCACGATGGAACGCGATCAAGCCCTAAAATTCATGCAGGACCTGCTGCGCCTGATGGTGCAGAAGAAAGGCTCCGACCTGTTCATCACCTCGGGTTTTCCGCCAGCGATCAAGATCGACGGCCGCATCGTGCCGCAATCGAACCAGATCCTCACGCCCCAGCACACCACCGAGCTGGCGCGGGCGATCATGAACGACCGCCAGGCCGCTGATTTCGAATCCACCAAGGAATGCAACTTCGCCATCTCGCCGGCAGGCATCGGCCGCTTCCGCGCCAACGCCTTCGTGCAGCAAGGCCGTGTTGGCTGCGTGCTGCGAACCATCGCCCAGACCATTCCCACCTTCGACGAACTCGGCCTGCCCGCCGTGCTCAAGGACATCGCCATGGCCAAACGCGGCCTGGTGATCTTCGTCGGCGGCACCGGCACCGGTAAAACCACCTCGCTGGCCGCGATGGTCGACTTCCGCAACGAGCACAGCTACGGCCACATCATCACCGTCGAAGACCCGATCGAGTACGTGCACCAGCACAAGAACTGCATCGTCACCCAGCGTGAAGTCGGCATCGACACCGACGACTGGGACGCCGCCCTCAAGAACACCCTGCGCCAGGCCCCCGACGTGATCCTGATGGGCGAAATCCGCGACCGCGAAACCATGGACCACGCCATCGCCTTCGCCGAAACCGGCCACCTGTGCCTGGCCACCCTGCACGCCAACAGCGCCAACCAGGCCATCGACCGGATCATCAACTTCTTCCCCGAAGAGCGCCGCCAGCAATTGCTGATGGACCTCTCGCTCAACCTCCGCGCCATGATCTCGCAGCGCCTGCTGCCCATGGTCGGCCGCAAGGGGCGGGTGCCCGCGGTCGAGATCCTGCTCAACTCACCACTGATCTCCGACCTGATCTTCAAGGGCGAAGTGTCCGAGATGAAGGAAGTCATGAAGCGCTCCACCGAGCTCGGCATGCAGACCTTCGACCAGTCCCTGTTCCGCCTGTACGAAGACGAACTCATCAGCTACGAAGACGCCCTGCGCAACGCCGACTCGGTCAACGACCTGCGCCTGCAGATCAAGCTCAACAGCAAACACGGCGACAAGGACCTCAACGCGGGGATTCAGAACCTCGATATTGTTTGACCCCCACGCTCGCTTCGCTCGCTGCCCCCCGAGGGGGCGGCGCCCGCCTTGGGGCGGCCCTGCGGCGGGCGGAGCCCCCACGCTCACTACGCTCGCTGCCCCCCCCCGAGGGGGCGGCGCCCCGCCCTTGGGGCGGCCCTGCGGCGGGCGGTGTTTGCCCCAATCATCCACTTGGCAACAGATCGGCTGCCCCATGTCGGGCGGGTTTCAACCCGCCAATGCGCCGCGACCGAACCGCTGTTTCGTAGGGTGGGCAGCTCCGCTGCCCACGCGTTCATCCGAGGCGATCACCGCGCAACGGTGGGCGCCGGGTGCCCACTCTACGAAATCGCTGGCCACATCTACCCCGGATTTCACCGCTCATTCAAAGCCAGCCTCACCCCCAGGCCCGCAAACGCCGCCGCAAACCCATGGCGCAACACACGCTGCACCCGCGCTGACTCGATCACCTTCGCCCTGAATGCGTGCGCCACCAGCCCGTACATCACAAACACGGCAAAGGTCATGGCCATGAACACCCCGCTCAGCACCAGCAGTTGCGTCATCGGGGCCTGCGCATCCGGTGCCACGAACTGCGGCAGGAAAGCCAGAAAGAAGATCGTGAGTTTCGGATTCAGCACATTGAGCAGCACCGCCTTGAACACCAGCGCCCGCCCGCTGACGCGCGTCGCCCCCTCCGAGACCGAAAACCCGTCGGTATCACG comes from Denitromonas sp. and encodes:
- a CDS encoding type IV pilus twitching motility protein PilT, whose translation is MDITELLAFSVKNQASDLHLSSGLPPMIRVHGDVRRINLPAMEHKDVHAMVYDIMNDGQRKHYEEFLEVDFSFSVPNLARFRVNAFNQERGAAAVFRTIPSKVLSLEDLNAPKIFKEVADQPRGIVLVTGPTGSGKSTTLAAMVDYVNTNQYGHILTIEDPIEFVHEAKRCLINQREVARDTISFNNALRSALREDPDVILVGELRDLETIRLALTAAETGHLVFGTLHTSSAAKTIDRIVDVFPAEEKDMVRAMLSESLRAVIAQTLLKTKDGKGRVAAHEIMIGTPAIRNLIRENKIAQMYSAIQTGQNVGMQTLDQCLADLVRRNLVSSAEARIRAQNKDNFAG
- a CDS encoding PilT/PilU family type 4a pilus ATPase, with product MERDQALKFMQDLLRLMVQKKGSDLFITSGFPPAIKIDGRIVPQSNQILTPQHTTELARAIMNDRQAADFESTKECNFAISPAGIGRFRANAFVQQGRVGCVLRTIAQTIPTFDELGLPAVLKDIAMAKRGLVIFVGGTGTGKTTSLAAMVDFRNEHSYGHIITVEDPIEYVHQHKNCIVTQREVGIDTDDWDAALKNTLRQAPDVILMGEIRDRETMDHAIAFAETGHLCLATLHANSANQAIDRIINFFPEERRQQLLMDLSLNLRAMISQRLLPMVGRKGRVPAVEILLNSPLISDLIFKGEVSEMKEVMKRSTELGMQTFDQSLFRLYEDELISYEDALRNADSVNDLRLQIKLNSKHGDKDLNAGIQNLDIV
- a CDS encoding LysE family translocator, whose amino-acid sequence is MVLIPGTGVIFTVSTGLLQGRTASLYAALGCTAGIVPHLLATVLGLAAVMHAGALAFQVLKIVGVMYLFYLAYSMWRDTDGFSVSEGATRVSGRALVFKAVLLNVLNPKLTIFFLAFLPQFVAPDAQAPMTQLLVLSGVFMAMTFAVFVMYGLVAHAFRAKVIESARVQRVLRHGFAAAFAGLGVRLALNER